Proteins from a genomic interval of Cupriavidus sp. WKF15:
- a CDS encoding ArgE/DapE family deacylase, with product MVETLSGFVAARSPSGEEQPAAEFIEAALADLGLPSERIALRTEDIRHLPMYSPACCPDGGRYNLLATHRPGRKGGRSVLFNGHLDVVPTGPASMWSQPPFEPVVRDGWLYGRGAGDMKGGIVCALAAFKALASLGLQPAGAVGFNAVLEEENTGNGALATVAALRSAVGAGKLASFDTVIIPEPLGESLMSAQVGVFWMFIDLTGKPAHAAYMTSGVNPVEAGIAVMEDLRQLEAEWNRPERRPAAYRDHAHPINFNLGQIQGGEWNSSVPCTCTLGVRIGFFPDMDINEAKATVEARIRATVERLASNLELRIRYEGFHAPGCEFDLDVPSMQALGEAHRKVNGVLIRRAATTATTDARHFRIGLETPVTCYGPEARNIHGIDESVSLESMVRVTTTLAQFLVDWCGVEPAGDAA from the coding sequence ATGGTCGAGACGCTGTCAGGCTTCGTGGCGGCCAGGAGCCCGTCGGGCGAAGAGCAGCCCGCCGCGGAATTCATCGAAGCGGCGCTGGCGGACCTGGGCCTGCCATCCGAGCGCATCGCGCTGAGGACCGAGGACATCCGCCATCTGCCGATGTATTCGCCGGCGTGTTGCCCCGATGGCGGCCGCTACAACCTGCTGGCGACGCACCGGCCAGGCCGCAAGGGCGGGCGCTCAGTGCTGTTCAATGGTCATCTCGACGTAGTGCCGACCGGGCCGGCGTCGATGTGGAGCCAGCCGCCGTTCGAGCCGGTAGTGCGCGACGGATGGCTGTACGGCCGCGGCGCCGGCGACATGAAGGGCGGCATCGTCTGCGCGCTGGCGGCGTTCAAGGCGCTGGCCAGCCTGGGCCTGCAGCCGGCTGGCGCGGTCGGCTTCAATGCGGTGCTGGAAGAGGAGAACACCGGCAACGGCGCGCTGGCCACGGTGGCGGCGTTGCGCAGCGCGGTGGGCGCCGGCAAGCTGGCTTCCTTTGACACCGTGATCATCCCCGAGCCGCTGGGCGAGAGCCTGATGAGCGCGCAGGTGGGCGTGTTCTGGATGTTCATCGACCTGACTGGCAAGCCCGCCCATGCCGCTTACATGACCAGCGGTGTCAACCCGGTCGAAGCCGGCATCGCGGTGATGGAAGACCTGCGCCAGCTCGAAGCCGAATGGAACCGCCCCGAACGCCGGCCGGCCGCGTACCGCGACCATGCGCACCCGATCAACTTCAATCTCGGCCAGATCCAGGGCGGCGAGTGGAATTCGTCGGTGCCGTGCACCTGCACGCTGGGCGTGCGCATCGGTTTCTTCCCCGACATGGACATCAACGAGGCCAAGGCCACCGTCGAAGCGCGCATTCGCGCCACCGTCGAGCGCCTGGCCAGCAACCTCGAACTGCGCATCCGCTATGAGGGCTTTCATGCCCCCGGCTGCGAATTCGATCTCGACGTGCCCAGCATGCAGGCGCTGGGCGAAGCGCACCGCAAGGTCAACGGCGTGCTGATCCGCCGCGCGGCGACTACGGCGACCACCGATGCCCGGCATTTCCGCATCGGCCTGGAAACCCCCGTGACCTGCTACGGCCCCGAGGCCCGCAATATCCACGGCATCGACGAATCGGTGTCGCTGGAGAGCATGGTGCGCGTGACCACGACGCTGGCCCAGTTCCTGGTGGACTGGTGCGGCGTGGAACCGGCCGGCGACGCGGCCTGA
- a CDS encoding PLP-dependent aminotransferase family protein, whose protein sequence is MKEVILSELLLQRLERPAGAKADSGGAHMNRQLYEIIRQEILAGSMPAGCKLPASRLLAKELAVSRNTVLYAYEQLLAEGYVTASTGSGTFVSQTFPDHSALHKPGARSGTMAVPAVQQSLNRFDLSRRGMHLVANAGASDRQWGAFMAGVPDVSLFPHAVWARLLNKHWRNPRPELLTYAHHGGYLPLRRVLAEHLRLARSVRCEPEQIILTTGIHQAIDLIARLLADPGDKAWMEDPGYWGTRSLLTNAGVDVIPVPVDDEGIAPDAATLQNPPRFIFATPSHQYPLGTVMSLTRRRMLLEYARQRGAWIVEDDYDSEFRFEGRPLASLQGLDEHDRVIYMGTFSKTLFPGLRMGFMVLPKPLAPHFATGLSELFREGQLIQQAVLADFIEEGHYATHLRRMRLRYAQRQGLLREAIAARFGQDWPTSTHEAGLHLVMHLPPGADDLGISMAARTQGLSARPLSRYYADEVRARQGLLLGYACVPEDDISPAFHKLAEVIEPAMEHLARTRQPPREFRARINTEAWSGA, encoded by the coding sequence TTGAAGGAAGTCATTCTGTCCGAGCTGTTGCTGCAGCGCCTGGAACGTCCGGCGGGAGCCAAGGCGGATAGCGGCGGCGCGCATATGAATCGCCAGCTCTACGAAATCATCCGCCAGGAAATCCTTGCCGGATCAATGCCAGCAGGCTGCAAGCTGCCGGCGTCGCGCCTGCTCGCCAAGGAACTAGCGGTTTCCCGCAATACCGTTCTTTACGCCTACGAGCAATTGCTGGCGGAGGGCTATGTCACGGCATCCACCGGAAGTGGCACCTTTGTGTCGCAGACTTTTCCCGACCATAGTGCGTTGCACAAGCCCGGGGCCCGAAGTGGCACCATGGCAGTGCCCGCGGTGCAGCAAAGCCTGAACCGCTTTGACCTGTCACGGCGCGGCATGCACCTTGTCGCGAACGCCGGGGCCTCGGACCGGCAATGGGGGGCATTCATGGCAGGCGTGCCCGATGTCTCGCTGTTCCCGCATGCGGTCTGGGCGCGGCTGCTGAACAAGCACTGGCGCAACCCGCGCCCGGAATTGCTGACCTATGCCCACCATGGCGGCTACCTGCCACTGCGGCGCGTGCTGGCCGAGCACCTGCGGCTCGCACGTTCGGTGCGCTGCGAGCCGGAGCAGATCATCCTGACCACCGGGATCCACCAGGCCATCGACCTGATCGCACGCCTGCTGGCCGATCCGGGCGACAAGGCCTGGATGGAAGACCCCGGCTACTGGGGCACGCGCAGCCTGCTGACCAATGCCGGCGTGGACGTAATCCCGGTGCCGGTCGACGACGAAGGCATCGCGCCCGACGCTGCCACGCTGCAGAACCCGCCGCGCTTCATCTTCGCCACGCCATCGCACCAGTACCCGCTGGGCACGGTCATGAGCCTGACGCGCCGGCGCATGCTGCTCGAGTACGCGCGCCAGCGCGGGGCGTGGATCGTCGAGGACGACTACGACAGCGAATTCCGCTTTGAAGGCCGTCCGCTGGCTTCGCTGCAGGGCCTAGACGAGCACGACCGCGTCATCTACATGGGGACCTTTTCCAAGACGCTCTTCCCCGGGCTGCGCATGGGCTTCATGGTGCTGCCAAAGCCGCTGGCACCGCATTTCGCCACCGGCCTGTCCGAGTTGTTCCGCGAAGGCCAGCTCATCCAGCAGGCGGTGCTGGCGGACTTTATCGAGGAAGGCCACTACGCCACGCACCTGCGCCGCATGCGGCTGCGCTATGCGCAGCGCCAGGGCCTGCTGCGCGAAGCCATTGCCGCGCGCTTCGGCCAGGACTGGCCAACCTCCACCCATGAAGCCGGGCTGCACCTGGTGATGCACCTGCCGCCGGGCGCCGATGACCTCGGCATCAGCATGGCCGCGCGCACCCAGGGCCTGTCGGCACGGCCGCTCTCGCGCTACTACGCTGACGAAGTCCGCGCGCGGCAGGGCCTGTTGCTGGGCTATGCCTGCGTACCCGAAGACGATATCAGCCCCGCCTTCCACAAGCTGGCCGAGGTCATCGAACCGGCCATGGAGCACCTGGCCCGCACGCGCCAGCCGCCGCGCGAGTTCCGCGCGCGCATCAACACCGAAGCATGGAGCGGCGCATGA
- a CDS encoding FAD-binding oxidoreductase, which produces MATPLSTPPLLDELAAVLDAAGLQTGDAIETRFRKDWYAPLDAESPLAVARPRSTAEVSAVLAICNRHRQPVVPQGGLTGLAGAATPAGGELVLSLERMRGVEEIDPQAGTMTVLAGTTLQAAQEAARAANWLFPVDLGARGSCQIGGNIATNAGGNRVIRYGMMRDQVLGLEAVLAEGTVVSSLNKMQKNNAGYDLRQLFIGSEGTLGVITRAVLRLAPLPAATQTALCALGSYDDVVALLRHAQRRLSGRVSAFEAMWADFYELVTTRVAGVRAPLPAGAPFYVLIDLQGNDARQDGAAFESMLESAMEAGLVTDAAVASSEKEAESFWKLRDAVAEFPVMWAPNAAYDVSLPIGRIGRFAESLRSAVLARWPHAELVNFGHVGDSNLHVSVYFPGATAADFPEHEISEVLYPKVSEFEGSISAEHGIGTHKKPFLGHSRTPDALALMRLLKRSLDPSNILCPGRVIDVD; this is translated from the coding sequence ATGGCAACACCGCTAAGTACCCCGCCCCTGCTGGACGAACTGGCAGCCGTCCTGGACGCCGCCGGCCTGCAGACCGGCGACGCCATCGAGACCCGCTTCCGCAAGGACTGGTACGCGCCGCTGGATGCCGAGTCTCCGCTGGCCGTGGCGCGGCCGCGCAGCACGGCCGAGGTATCGGCGGTGCTGGCCATCTGCAATCGCCACCGCCAGCCCGTGGTGCCGCAAGGCGGCCTGACCGGCCTTGCGGGTGCGGCCACGCCCGCCGGCGGCGAGCTGGTCCTGTCGCTCGAACGCATGCGCGGCGTGGAGGAGATCGACCCGCAGGCAGGGACCATGACCGTGCTTGCCGGCACCACGCTGCAAGCCGCGCAGGAAGCGGCGCGCGCCGCCAACTGGCTGTTCCCCGTGGACCTGGGCGCGCGCGGCAGCTGCCAGATCGGCGGCAACATTGCCACCAACGCGGGCGGCAACCGGGTAATCCGCTACGGCATGATGCGCGACCAGGTGCTCGGCCTCGAAGCGGTACTGGCCGAAGGGACCGTGGTCAGTTCGCTCAACAAGATGCAGAAGAACAACGCCGGCTATGACCTGCGCCAGCTCTTCATCGGCAGCGAAGGCACGCTGGGCGTGATCACGCGCGCGGTCCTGCGGCTCGCGCCGCTTCCCGCCGCCACGCAGACCGCGCTATGCGCGCTGGGCAGCTACGACGATGTGGTAGCACTGCTGCGCCATGCGCAACGCCGGTTGTCGGGGCGTGTTTCAGCGTTCGAGGCAATGTGGGCGGACTTTTATGAACTGGTGACGACCCGCGTGGCTGGCGTGCGCGCGCCACTGCCGGCCGGAGCGCCCTTCTATGTACTGATCGACCTGCAAGGCAATGACGCTCGCCAGGATGGCGCAGCCTTCGAGTCGATGCTCGAAAGCGCGATGGAAGCGGGCCTTGTCACAGACGCCGCGGTGGCATCCAGCGAGAAGGAAGCCGAGAGCTTCTGGAAGCTGCGCGACGCCGTCGCCGAGTTCCCGGTAATGTGGGCACCGAATGCCGCCTACGACGTGAGCCTGCCGATCGGCCGGATCGGTCGCTTCGCCGAGAGCCTGCGCAGTGCCGTGCTCGCGCGCTGGCCGCATGCCGAACTCGTCAACTTCGGCCATGTGGGCGACAGCAACCTGCACGTCAGCGTGTATTTTCCTGGCGCGACCGCCGCCGACTTCCCCGAGCACGAGATCAGTGAAGTGCTCTACCCGAAAGTCAGCGAGTTCGAAGGCAGCATTTCCGCCGAGCACGGTATCGGCACGCACAAGAAGCCATTCCTCGGCCACTCCCGCACGCCGGATGCGCTCGCGCTGATGCGCCTGCTCAAGCGCTCGCTCGATCCCAGCAATATCCTGTGCCCGGGGCGCGTGATCGACGTGGATTGA
- a CDS encoding LysR substrate-binding domain-containing protein has translation MTLLSQASANALRAISLDAIRGFESSARHLSFTAAAQELCLTQSAVSKQVKSLEDVLGVALFVRGGKGLALTGEGRQLYEAARAAIAQLGDAVERLLSTERVSIAVTTTPSFASLWLVPKLARFQAVAPGIDVRVDASEANANLEREGFDLAIRLAPPAPDESPLLRERLMLVAAPAVAARVREVGDLVRQPLLVFHDPAGRFPWMSWPQWYGRLGLAQSARQPCLYFSQYEHVLNAAAQGAGVAIGRTPLVLPLLGSGRLEVVLPQHVSDGMSYRIVESPGARSGVRRFREWLESELAAEVLGG, from the coding sequence ATGACCCTTTTGAGCCAGGCCAGTGCCAACGCCTTGCGTGCGATCTCGCTCGATGCCATCCGCGGCTTCGAAAGCAGCGCGCGCCATCTGAGTTTTACCGCCGCCGCGCAGGAGCTGTGCCTGACCCAGTCGGCCGTGAGCAAGCAGGTCAAGAGCCTGGAGGACGTGCTCGGGGTGGCCCTGTTCGTGCGGGGTGGCAAGGGGCTCGCCCTGACCGGCGAAGGCCGCCAGCTCTATGAGGCCGCGCGGGCCGCGATCGCGCAGCTTGGCGACGCGGTCGAGCGCCTGCTGTCTACGGAGCGCGTGTCGATCGCCGTGACCACCACGCCGTCGTTCGCGTCGCTGTGGCTGGTGCCCAAGCTCGCGCGCTTCCAGGCCGTGGCGCCAGGGATCGACGTGCGCGTGGATGCATCGGAAGCCAACGCCAACCTTGAGCGGGAAGGCTTCGACCTGGCGATCCGCCTGGCGCCGCCCGCTCCGGATGAATCCCCATTGCTGCGCGAACGCCTGATGCTGGTGGCGGCGCCGGCCGTGGCGGCCCGTGTGCGCGAGGTGGGGGACCTCGTGCGCCAGCCGCTGCTGGTGTTCCATGACCCGGCCGGGCGCTTCCCGTGGATGTCGTGGCCGCAGTGGTATGGGCGGCTAGGCCTGGCGCAGTCGGCGCGGCAGCCGTGCCTGTATTTTTCGCAATACGAGCACGTGCTCAACGCCGCGGCGCAGGGCGCGGGCGTGGCCATCGGGCGCACGCCGCTGGTGCTGCCGCTGCTCGGCAGCGGACGGCTCGAGGTGGTGCTGCCGCAGCACGTGTCCGATGGCATGTCCTATCGCATCGTGGAGTCGCCCGGCGCGCGCAGCGGCGTGCGGCGCTTTCGCGAATGGCTGGAGAGCGAACTGGCGGCGGAGGTGCTGGGCGGCTAG
- a CDS encoding DUF2917 domain-containing protein: MQLWRLAGAATYTITLREGDCLRCLDGQVWITRECASRAESARDIVLDTGERLCARTTITCFVSALRRRPACIAVNAEAPAGRSPGAVIHRFLEEICT; encoded by the coding sequence ATGCAACTGTGGCGCCTGGCCGGCGCCGCGACCTACACGATTACGTTGCGCGAAGGCGACTGCCTGCGTTGCCTGGACGGGCAGGTCTGGATCACGCGCGAATGCGCGAGCCGAGCCGAATCGGCGCGCGACATCGTGCTCGACACCGGCGAGCGCTTGTGCGCCAGGACCACCATCACCTGTTTCGTTTCAGCGTTGCGCCGCCGGCCCGCCTGTATTGCGGTCAACGCCGAAGCACCAGCCGGGCGCTCGCCCGGCGCTGTCATCCACCGCTTCCTGGAGGAAATCTGCACATGA
- a CDS encoding crotonase/enoyl-CoA hydratase family protein translates to MTDLIEAERHGQHTLLVLNRPDKLNALSYALIDALMARLDAAEDDDTVRTVILTGKGTRAFSAGADIAGFAPDLEASPELALRRFLMRGQALTRRIENFPKPVIAAINGLAFGGGCEVMEACSLAVAAEHATFAKPEIRLGFPPTFGGTQRLPRHVGRKHANEMILTGDAIGADEAARIGLVNRVVPADALLQACIDLAERIARHSPIAVTACLRAVTRGINVPVDEGLAIEAMQFRAAAASADAREGTRAFLEKREPAFAGR, encoded by the coding sequence ATGACGGACCTGATTGAAGCCGAACGCCATGGCCAGCACACGCTGCTGGTCCTGAACCGGCCCGACAAGCTCAATGCCCTCAGCTATGCGCTGATCGATGCGCTGATGGCGCGGCTCGACGCCGCCGAGGACGACGATACCGTGCGCACCGTGATCCTGACCGGCAAGGGCACGCGCGCGTTCAGCGCGGGCGCCGACATCGCCGGCTTTGCGCCGGACCTGGAGGCCTCGCCGGAGCTAGCGCTGCGCCGCTTCCTGATGCGCGGACAGGCACTGACGCGCCGGATCGAGAACTTCCCCAAGCCGGTGATCGCCGCCATCAATGGACTGGCGTTCGGAGGCGGCTGCGAGGTGATGGAGGCCTGCAGCCTGGCGGTGGCGGCCGAGCACGCGACCTTCGCCAAGCCGGAGATCCGGCTCGGCTTTCCGCCGACGTTCGGCGGCACGCAGCGGCTGCCGCGGCATGTGGGACGCAAGCACGCCAACGAGATGATCCTGACGGGCGACGCCATCGGCGCCGACGAGGCAGCGCGCATCGGGCTGGTCAACCGCGTGGTGCCTGCCGATGCGCTGCTGCAGGCATGCATCGATCTCGCGGAGCGCATCGCCCGGCATTCGCCGATCGCCGTGACCGCCTGCCTGCGGGCGGTCACACGCGGCATCAATGTGCCGGTCGATGAGGGGCTGGCGATCGAAGCCATGCAGTTCCGCGCCGCCGCGGCCAGCGCGGACGCGCGCGAAGGCACGCGCGCGTTCCTGGAGAAACGCGAGCCGGCTTTCGCCGGCCGCTGA
- a CDS encoding dihydrolipoyl dehydrogenase, whose translation MKIIQTDVAVIGAGTAGLAAYRAAIAAGKRAVIIEGGPYGTTCARVGCMPSKLLIAAAEAAHELRHTAPFGVHVDGNIRIDGREVMARVRSERDRFVGFVVRGVETIPEADRVRGYARFIDNTTLEVAAADGDVTVRASRVVIATGSRPVVPAPFKVFGDRLIVNDDVFAWDDLPRSVVVFGPGVIGLELGQALSRLGVRVRVFGVRGSLGPLTDPVVRSYADETFRKEFFLDTEANVTDMARDGDLARITYTDGDGKSVTETFDYVLAATGREPNVRGLGLENTGLELDGRGVPVFDPATLQCGASPVFIAGDANNILPLLHEAADEGKAAGENAAAYPQVKPLARRAPIAVVFSDPQIAMVGQRFADLAEGSFVTGEVSFEDQGRSRVMLKNRGLMHVYADKATGRFLGAEWTGPRAENIAHLLAWSYQQGLTIAQMLTMPFYHPVVEEGLRTALRDAAAKLEA comes from the coding sequence ATGAAGATCATCCAGACCGACGTCGCCGTCATCGGAGCAGGCACCGCCGGCCTCGCTGCCTACCGCGCCGCCATCGCGGCCGGAAAGCGCGCCGTGATCATCGAAGGCGGCCCGTATGGCACCACCTGCGCCCGCGTGGGCTGCATGCCGTCCAAGCTGCTGATCGCCGCCGCCGAAGCCGCGCACGAGCTGCGTCACACGGCCCCGTTCGGCGTACACGTGGATGGAAATATCCGCATCGACGGCCGCGAGGTCATGGCCCGCGTGCGCAGCGAACGCGACCGCTTTGTCGGCTTCGTCGTACGCGGCGTGGAGACGATCCCCGAGGCGGACCGCGTCCGAGGCTATGCGCGCTTCATCGACAACACCACGCTGGAGGTGGCTGCCGCCGATGGCGACGTCACCGTGCGTGCCAGCCGTGTGGTGATTGCCACCGGTTCGCGTCCGGTGGTGCCGGCACCGTTCAAGGTGTTCGGCGATCGCCTGATCGTCAACGACGACGTGTTTGCCTGGGACGACCTGCCGCGCAGCGTGGTCGTGTTCGGCCCCGGCGTGATCGGACTGGAGCTGGGCCAGGCGCTGTCGCGCCTTGGCGTGCGGGTCCGCGTATTCGGCGTGCGGGGCTCGCTGGGCCCGCTGACCGACCCGGTCGTGCGCAGCTATGCGGACGAGACCTTCCGCAAGGAGTTCTTCCTCGATACCGAAGCCAATGTCACGGACATGGCGCGCGATGGCGACCTGGCCCGCATCACCTACACCGACGGCGACGGAAAGTCCGTCACGGAGACCTTCGACTACGTGCTGGCCGCGACCGGCCGCGAGCCCAATGTGCGCGGCCTGGGGCTGGAGAACACCGGCCTGGAACTCGATGGGCGCGGCGTGCCGGTGTTCGACCCGGCCACGCTGCAGTGCGGCGCATCGCCGGTGTTCATTGCCGGCGATGCCAACAACATCCTGCCGCTCTTGCATGAAGCCGCCGATGAAGGCAAGGCGGCCGGCGAGAACGCTGCCGCGTATCCGCAGGTGAAGCCGCTCGCGCGCCGCGCGCCCATCGCGGTGGTGTTCTCGGACCCGCAGATCGCCATGGTCGGCCAGCGCTTTGCCGACCTGGCCGAAGGCAGTTTCGTCACCGGCGAGGTCAGCTTCGAGGACCAGGGGCGCAGCCGCGTCATGCTGAAGAACCGCGGCCTGATGCATGTGTATGCCGACAAGGCGACGGGCCGCTTCCTGGGCGCCGAATGGACCGGTCCGCGCGCGGAGAATATCGCGCACCTGCTGGCGTGGTCTTACCAGCAGGGCCTGACCATTGCGCAGATGCTGACCATGCCGTTCTACCATCCGGTGGTGGAAGAGGGGCTGCGTACGGCCTTGCGCGACGCTGCGGCAAAGCTCGAGGCCTGA
- a CDS encoding glutathione peroxidase, whose translation MLQSREGQRVPNVAFRIRQDNEWKTVTTGELFDGKTVVVFSLPGAFTPTCSSTHLPRYNELAPAFAKQGVDAILCVSVNDTFVMNEWAKDQESGNITMIPDGNGEFTEGMGMLVDKADLGFGKRSWRYSMLVRDGVVEKMFIEPEEPGDPFKVSDADTMLNHIAPGAKRPDQVVVFSKVGCSFCAKAKQQLSDAGYEYIEVPLDNKVRGRVLGAVSGEMTAPQVFINGKLVGGATALEQYLGQ comes from the coding sequence ATGCTGCAATCCCGTGAAGGCCAACGCGTTCCCAATGTCGCTTTCCGTATCCGCCAGGACAACGAGTGGAAGACCGTGACCACCGGCGAACTGTTCGACGGCAAGACCGTCGTCGTGTTCTCGTTGCCCGGCGCCTTCACGCCGACCTGTTCGTCGACCCACCTGCCGCGCTACAACGAACTGGCACCGGCGTTCGCGAAGCAGGGCGTGGACGCGATCCTGTGCGTGTCGGTCAACGACACCTTCGTGATGAACGAGTGGGCCAAGGACCAGGAGTCCGGGAACATCACCATGATCCCCGACGGCAACGGCGAGTTCACCGAAGGCATGGGCATGCTGGTGGACAAGGCCGACCTGGGCTTCGGCAAGCGCAGCTGGCGCTATTCGATGCTGGTCCGCGACGGCGTGGTCGAGAAGATGTTCATCGAGCCGGAAGAGCCGGGCGACCCGTTCAAGGTCTCCGACGCCGACACCATGCTGAACCACATTGCCCCCGGCGCCAAGCGTCCGGACCAGGTGGTGGTGTTCTCGAAGGTGGGCTGCTCGTTCTGCGCCAAGGCCAAGCAGCAACTGTCGGATGCCGGCTACGAATACATCGAAGTGCCGCTGGACAACAAGGTGCGCGGCAGGGTGCTGGGCGCCGTGTCCGGTGAAATGACCGCGCCGCAGGTGTTCATCAACGGCAAGCTGGTCGGCGGCGCCACCGCGCTCGAGCAGTACCTGGGCCAGTAA
- a CDS encoding dipeptidase: MTRPVSLSSRRHGRLVSLLVLSLALACPAPAETLRKPALDTLIAAHKSGASGSLETFLANAARAEPTVAPAVAAWQAGTPLSGDNLVNMGRLLGVYNRLHNEAAVIDVLGKMVALRTVRDEKIPQHENPAIIEFGKLVEGKAKSFGLVYRNIDNRVFEVTLPGTGLDTFGILTHADVVPAVADEWVLEDGTKLDPFAVTRVGGYLYGRGTIDDKGSIAAALYAMKTVKESGIALERSLRLMIETTEETGGDGMKYYREHNALPDYNIVLDSKYPAVVAEKGAGALRVKFPALGTNTKRPAIVSMRGAASASTVPETAVARIAGGDPASVMAALEGARAAFIRKYTPQGGKFAIDVRRDGNDVEVKVTGVSAHGSRPEEGVNPLPRLALFLQSSGLQLADNQYVRAARYIGDLYGVGYLGEKMGLAYRDPFMGPLTMSPTQVRELGDFVEVTTNVRMPRGSTPEALSGKAVQRIYKWAASSGSTVEIKYDQDNWMARESKGAWISTLLNIFGETTGLEAKPVATAGSTTAKLLPNAINFGPAMPGKKYTAHNAKEYKEIIDLDLDLQMFTEMMVRIGNLGKMQ; encoded by the coding sequence ATGACCCGCCCTGTCTCTCTTAGCTCCCGCCGCCACGGCCGGCTGGTCTCCCTGCTTGTGTTGTCGCTGGCACTGGCCTGCCCCGCCCCCGCCGAAACGCTGCGCAAGCCCGCCCTCGACACGCTGATCGCCGCCCACAAGTCCGGTGCGTCAGGGAGCCTGGAAACGTTCCTGGCCAACGCGGCCAGGGCCGAGCCCACTGTGGCGCCGGCCGTGGCCGCGTGGCAGGCGGGAACGCCGCTCAGTGGCGACAACCTCGTCAACATGGGCCGCCTGCTTGGCGTCTATAACCGGTTGCACAACGAGGCAGCAGTCATTGACGTCCTTGGCAAGATGGTCGCGCTGCGCACCGTTCGCGATGAAAAGATCCCGCAGCACGAGAACCCCGCCATCATCGAATTCGGCAAGCTCGTCGAAGGCAAGGCGAAGTCCTTCGGGCTGGTCTATCGCAATATCGACAACCGCGTGTTCGAAGTCACGCTGCCGGGCACCGGCCTGGACACCTTCGGCATCCTGACCCATGCGGACGTGGTGCCCGCGGTCGCCGACGAATGGGTGCTGGAGGACGGCACGAAACTCGATCCGTTTGCCGTCACGCGCGTGGGCGGCTACCTGTACGGGCGCGGCACCATCGACGACAAGGGCTCGATTGCGGCGGCGCTCTACGCCATGAAGACCGTCAAGGAAAGCGGCATTGCGCTGGAGCGCAGCCTGCGCCTGATGATCGAGACCACCGAGGAAACCGGTGGCGACGGCATGAAGTACTACCGCGAACACAACGCGCTGCCGGACTACAACATCGTGCTCGACAGCAAGTACCCGGCCGTGGTGGCGGAGAAGGGCGCGGGCGCGCTGCGCGTCAAGTTCCCGGCGCTTGGCACGAACACCAAGCGGCCGGCCATCGTGAGCATGCGCGGCGCGGCGTCGGCCAGTACCGTGCCCGAGACTGCCGTCGCGCGCATCGCCGGCGGCGATCCGGCATCCGTCATGGCGGCGCTCGAAGGCGCCCGCGCGGCCTTCATCCGCAAGTACACGCCGCAGGGCGGGAAATTCGCGATCGACGTCAGGCGTGACGGCAACGACGTCGAGGTCAAGGTAACCGGCGTATCGGCGCACGGATCGCGCCCCGAAGAAGGCGTCAACCCGCTGCCCAGGCTCGCGCTGTTCCTGCAGTCATCCGGCCTCCAGCTCGCCGACAATCAGTACGTGCGCGCCGCGCGCTATATCGGCGACCTGTATGGCGTGGGCTATCTCGGCGAGAAGATGGGGCTGGCCTATCGCGATCCGTTCATGGGCCCGCTGACGATGTCGCCAACCCAGGTCCGCGAGCTGGGCGATTTCGTCGAGGTCACCACCAATGTGCGCATGCCGCGCGGCAGCACGCCGGAGGCGCTCAGCGGCAAGGCCGTGCAGCGCATCTACAAGTGGGCGGCGTCCTCGGGTTCCACGGTCGAGATCAAGTACGACCAGGACAACTGGATGGCGCGCGAGTCCAAGGGTGCCTGGATTTCCACCTTGCTAAACATCTTCGGCGAAACCACCGGTCTGGAGGCCAAGCCCGTGGCCACGGCCGGCAGCACGACTGCCAAGCTGCTGCCCAATGCCATCAACTTCGGGCCGGCGATGCCGGGCAAGAAATACACCGCCCACAACGCGAAGGAGTACAAGGAAATCATCGACCTGGACCTGGATCTGCAGATGTTCACGGAGATGATGGTGCGGATCGGGAATCTCGGAAAGATGCAGTAG